Proteins from a genomic interval of Brucella melitensis bv. 1 str. 16M:
- a CDS encoding EspF repeat-containing protein has product MRLHSGQAGYWKSPRPTITKSQSKPLPAVSKRANFLPELNWGNLKQIRPQPLRDWP; this is encoded by the coding sequence ATGCGGTTGCATTCCGGCCAAGCCGGATACTGGAAGTCACCCAGGCCGACCATTACGAAATCACAGTCGAAGCCTCTTCCCGCCGTATCGAAGCGCGCAAACTTCCTGCCTGAACTGAACTGGGGAAACTTGAAACAAATCAGGCCGCAGCCCTTGCGGGACTGGCCCTAA
- a CDS encoding MbcA/ParS/Xre antitoxin family protein — protein MATNSAAMKPVISKGPDMLDARRFTPASRKRLSAPGLRTFLAIADLWKLDEQQRLLVLGLPSRSTYYNWVKAVREHRDITLDVDVLMRLSAVLGIHQALGVLYPGEAAGRKWLHTPNGASLFGGQPPLQLVASGTQDGLMAVRRFLDAARGGLYMEPKALDRAFHPYHDEDVVFS, from the coding sequence ATGGCCACAAACAGCGCAGCGATGAAGCCTGTAATCAGCAAGGGGCCGGACATGCTCGATGCCCGGCGCTTCACGCCTGCCTCCCGCAAGCGGCTGAGTGCACCCGGCCTTCGGACGTTCCTTGCCATTGCCGATCTATGGAAGCTTGATGAGCAGCAGCGCCTTCTGGTCCTGGGCCTGCCATCGCGTTCCACCTATTACAACTGGGTGAAGGCGGTGCGCGAGCACCGGGACATCACGCTGGATGTGGATGTGTTGATGCGGCTTTCTGCTGTGCTCGGCATTCATCAGGCGCTGGGCGTACTTTATCCCGGCGAAGCGGCAGGCAGAAAATGGCTGCATACGCCAAACGGGGCGTCTCTGTTCGGCGGACAACCGCCGCTCCAGCTTGTCGCCAGCGGCACGCAGGATGGCCTCATGGCGGTACGCCGCTTTCTGGATGCGGCGCGCGGCGGGCTTTATATGGAGCCGAAGGCGCTCGATCGCGCATTTCATCCCTACCACGACGAAGACGTGGTGTTCTCGTGA
- a CDS encoding FGGY-family carbohydrate kinase, whose amino-acid sequence MTNYYLGVDVGTGSARAGLFDAGGTMLASARRDIAIWREAGGIVEQSSDDIWQAVCESVREVVRVAGVDPAAVAGIGYDATCSLVVLGEGGKPLAVGPSNDRARNIIVWMDHRAGEQAERINTTKADVLGYVGGAISPEMETPKLLWLKEHKPETFAAAWQFFDLTDFLTWKSCGSLARSACTVTCKWTYLSHEKRWDETYFRAVGLGELADESFVRIGTDVRAGGENLGGLSKQAAAELGLRPGTAIAAGLIDAHAGGIGTVGARGSEGRILSRMAYVFGTSACTMTTTEQPVFVDGVWGPYFSAMVPGLWLNEGGQSAAGAAIDHLIHMHPFAAEAEKAAADQGKGLADSLAAEVEARGGPEKTAMIVGDIHVVPEFLGNRAPFADPDARAVIAGLDLDTGMDSLAALYLAGLCGLGYGVRQIIEAQRAKGIVTDTIVVSGGAARSNLVRQVLADATGLVVTASTSPEPVLLGSAMLGAVASGAYPDLVTAMQVMSELGARNRPDARRAKWHDHRFEAFMLLQATARKIRYL is encoded by the coding sequence ATGACCAACTATTATCTGGGCGTCGATGTCGGCACCGGAAGCGCCCGGGCCGGGCTGTTCGACGCGGGTGGCACCATGCTTGCATCGGCCAGGCGCGATATCGCCATATGGCGCGAGGCGGGCGGTATTGTCGAGCAGTCGAGCGACGATATATGGCAGGCCGTTTGTGAAAGTGTTCGCGAAGTGGTCAGGGTTGCTGGCGTCGATCCCGCAGCCGTTGCCGGCATCGGCTATGATGCCACCTGTTCATTGGTCGTGCTGGGCGAGGGCGGCAAGCCGCTTGCCGTTGGTCCTTCCAACGATCGGGCGCGCAACATCATCGTCTGGATGGATCATCGCGCAGGTGAGCAGGCAGAGCGTATCAATACCACCAAAGCGGATGTGCTGGGTTATGTCGGCGGCGCGATTTCGCCGGAAATGGAAACTCCGAAACTGCTCTGGCTGAAAGAACACAAGCCGGAAACGTTTGCTGCCGCCTGGCAGTTTTTCGATCTGACCGATTTTCTCACATGGAAATCCTGTGGCAGTCTTGCCCGCTCGGCCTGTACCGTAACCTGCAAATGGACCTATCTCAGCCATGAAAAGCGTTGGGACGAGACCTATTTCCGCGCAGTCGGCCTTGGCGAACTCGCGGATGAAAGTTTCGTCCGCATCGGTACAGACGTTCGCGCCGGTGGCGAAAATCTTGGCGGCTTGAGCAAACAGGCCGCAGCCGAACTGGGCTTGAGGCCGGGTACGGCAATTGCCGCCGGTCTGATCGATGCACATGCGGGCGGTATCGGCACGGTGGGCGCGCGCGGTTCGGAAGGTCGGATATTGTCGCGTATGGCCTATGTGTTCGGCACATCGGCCTGCACCATGACCACCACTGAACAGCCTGTTTTCGTGGATGGTGTCTGGGGGCCTTATTTCTCGGCCATGGTGCCGGGGCTGTGGTTGAACGAAGGCGGACAATCGGCTGCGGGTGCCGCTATTGATCATCTGATTCACATGCATCCCTTCGCGGCGGAAGCCGAAAAGGCAGCGGCGGATCAAGGCAAGGGGCTGGCAGACAGCCTCGCTGCCGAAGTTGAAGCTAGAGGTGGTCCTGAAAAAACGGCCATGATCGTTGGCGACATTCATGTCGTGCCGGAATTCCTCGGTAATCGTGCACCTTTCGCCGATCCTGATGCGCGTGCGGTTATTGCGGGGCTGGACCTTGATACAGGCATGGACAGTCTGGCGGCACTTTATCTCGCCGGGCTTTGCGGGCTTGGCTATGGTGTGCGGCAGATTATCGAAGCGCAGCGGGCCAAAGGTATTGTGACTGACACTATTGTTGTTTCGGGTGGCGCGGCGCGCTCAAATCTCGTGCGGCAGGTGCTCGCCGATGCGACCGGCCTCGTTGTTACCGCTTCGACATCGCCGGAGCCGGTTCTGCTCGGCTCGGCCATGTTAGGTGCGGTTGCGTCCGGTGCTTATCCCGATCTTGTGACGGCTATGCAAGTCATGTCGGAATTAGGCGCACGCAACAGGCCGGACGCCAGGCGTGCAAAATGGCATGACCACCGTTTTGAGGCGTTCATGTTGCTTCAGGCGACTGCCCGCAAGATCCGCTATCTCTAA
- a CDS encoding SDR family oxidoreductase: MAQDLNGRVAAVTGAASGIGFECAKHMIGAGITVFLVDRDENALAEKCVELGDKAKPLVVDLLDPASVATMMPQILEQAGQLDIFHANAGSYIGGPLWEGDPDAWDRMLNLNINAAFRTVHAVLPHMMERKTGDIIMTSSVAGVVPVIWEPIYTASKHAVQAFVHTVRRQVAPHGIRVGGVLPGPVVTALISDWPQAKLDEALAAGSLMEPKEVAESVMFMLTRPRNITIRDLVILPQSLDL; the protein is encoded by the coding sequence ATGGCTCAGGATCTCAATGGAAGAGTTGCAGCTGTAACGGGTGCTGCCTCCGGTATCGGCTTTGAATGTGCAAAGCATATGATTGGGGCGGGCATAACCGTGTTTCTTGTCGACCGCGACGAGAACGCGCTTGCGGAAAAGTGCGTTGAGCTTGGCGACAAGGCCAAACCGCTGGTCGTCGATCTGCTCGATCCGGCATCCGTCGCCACCATGATGCCGCAGATTCTTGAACAAGCAGGCCAGCTCGATATTTTCCACGCCAATGCCGGCTCCTATATTGGCGGGCCGCTCTGGGAGGGCGATCCGGATGCATGGGATCGCATGTTGAACCTCAATATTAATGCGGCTTTCCGTACCGTCCATGCCGTTCTGCCGCATATGATGGAACGCAAGACTGGCGACATCATCATGACCAGCTCTGTTGCTGGCGTCGTGCCGGTGATATGGGAACCGATTTATACGGCGTCCAAACATGCCGTGCAGGCTTTCGTGCACACGGTTCGCCGTCAGGTCGCCCCGCATGGTATTCGCGTTGGCGGTGTTCTGCCGGGCCCGGTCGTCACTGCGCTCATCAGCGACTGGCCGCAAGCCAAGCTCGATGAGGCGCTGGCGGCAGGCAGCCTGATGGAGCCGAAAGAGGTTGCGGAATCCGTGATGTTCATGCTGACACGCCCGCGCAATATCACCATCCGCGATCTGGTTATTCTTCCGCAAAGTCTCGATCTCTAA